The Terrirubrum flagellatum nucleotide sequence TACGAGCTTTTCCGCACCGGCGAGATCGTCAGCGAGCGGCTTTTCCACGATCGCCGGGATCCCCACGTCGATCACTTCCAGCCCGTTCACAACGTGCATCTGATTGGGCGTTGCGATGATGACCCCTTCCGGCCGATCATCACGGATCATATCGGCGATGCTTCGATGCCATTTTGCGCCGAGCCGCGCCGCCAAATCGCGACCAACATCGGAAGGGTCAACCACGACCGACAGGACAGCCGCGTCTTCCCGTGCAACGTGCTCCGCGTGGCGCTTGCCGATCAAGCCCGCGCCAACGACTGCCAACCGTACCGGTGACTTGTTCGTCATGATTAGTTCGCCTTTTCGTCGAGCAATTTCGCCACGCGGCGTAGCGCGAGTTGATATCCCTGCGTGCCAAACCCGGCGATAACGCCGTCCGCCCGCAACGAGACATACGAATGATGCCGGAACGCTTCGCGCTTATGGACATTCGAAATATGGCACTCAATCACCGTGCCTTCGAACGTATTGAGCGCATCAAGAATGGCGACCGATGTATGCGTAAACGCGGCCGGGTTGATGACAATACCGGCCGCGCTTTCACGCGCTTCGTGAATCCAGTCGATTACCTCGTATTCCCGATTTGACTGATGAAAACGGAGCTCGAGTCGAAGCTCCTGCGCGATGCGCCGGCAGTCAGCTTCGACATCGGCCAACGTTTCATGGCCATAAATATGAGGTTGGCGTTGGCCGAGCAGGTTCAGATTGGGACCATTCAGGACAAAGACAAGACGGGTCATTTGGCTTTCTCAAAAGGCACGGTGGATAGGAAGCTAGCGGCGCTACCACGCGACGATAACGACTGCGTGGCGGGCATTCGGCGAGGTCAAACCCTCTTCTCATCAATGAGCATTCGCATCGCATCAATGGCGATCTCGTAGCCACTCGCGCCGAGGCCCGCCATCACTGCGGTTGCCGTACGCGAGACGAGTGAACGATGGTAGATCTCCTCGCGCTTATGGACATTGCTGATATGAAGTTCGATCTTCGGGCCATCGAACATCTTCAGGGCATCGAGAAGCGCGATCGACGTAAACGTTAAGCCTGCAGGATTGATGATAATCCCCGCAGCGACCTTCCGCGCCTCGTGAATGCTTTCAATCAGAGCGCCCTCGAAGTTCGTCTGCCGGAATTCGACTTTGAGGCCACGTTGTTCCGCGCGAACGCGGCAACGCTCGTTGATCTCCGCCAGCGTTGTTGAGCCGTAGATGTGCGGCTCGCGTTCGCCCAAGAGATTCAGGTTGGGGCCGTTGAGCACAAAAATAAGTGGCGCTTGCATCTGATCGGCTCTCATGTCTGGCTGTAGGTGAAACCGAAGCTCCGTCAGTGGCGAAGGATCTCACCAAGAAAGGTTCGCGCACGCGCGTGCTGCGGATTGCGAAAGAACGTATCTGGCTCCGCCGCCTCAAGAATTTCACCATCGGCCATGAAAATTACGCGGTCGGCTACTTGCCTTGCGAAACCCATTTCGTGCGTGACACACACCATCGTCATGCCATCTCGCGCGAGCCCAATCATCGTATCGAGCACCTCTTTCACCATCTCAGGGTCGAGGGCCGATGTGGGCTCATCAAACAGCATGACCTTTGGCTCCATGCAAAGCGCACGCGCGATCGCAACGCGTTGCTGCTGGCCGCCAGAGAGCTGCGCTGGATATTTATTCGCCTGTTCACCAATTCGAACGCGTTCAAGATACTTGCGAGCGGACGCTTCAGCATCCGCTTTGCTCATACGGCGCACGCGCATCGGCGCGAGGGTGCAGTTTTGTAGAACGGTCATATGCGGAAAGAGGTTGAAGCTCTGGAAAACCATGCCAACTTCCCGGCGTACGGCGTCAACCGCTGCAGCGCTATCGTCGAGCGCGGTGCCATCCACGACGATGCGGCCCTTCTGAACGGTCTCGAGATGGTTGATACAGCGAATTAGAGTGGACTTTCCGGATCCCGAAGGTCCGCAAAGAACGATCTTCTCGCCTTTGCGGACCTTAAGGTTCACGCTTTTGAGAGCATGGAAGCCGCCATACCACTTGTCGACGTCCTGCATCGAAATCAGGTCTTGCGTCGTGTTCTGCGCCACGGCCATAGCTTTGCTCCCGCTCGTTTTCTTAGCTTGCGACGAAGCTGACGCCGTCGACTTTGTCGGGCATCGGCGGCTGCGCAGCCTGCATCCACTTGTCAGTAATCTTCTTGAGGTCACCGCTCGCCTTTATCTTGTCGATGAACGCGTTAAGCGATGCATTGATTTCCTTCTCGCCGAGACGAGTGCAGGCACCGTTGTAAATGCTTGTGAACACGAGCTTCTCTTCGTAGACGCCCGGCTTCGCCTCTTCGAAACGGCGCATGTAGAAGATATTGCCGCCCACCGCCTGCGCCTGACCGGAGAGGACTGCCTGAATTGAGGCCGCATCGTTGTCGAAGCGGAGAATGTTGGTGCCGGGCGGCGCGTATTTTGTAACTTCAGAATCTTGCGTCGCGGCGCGCGCGACAGCGATCGAAACCTTTGCCATATCGGCATTCGTCTTGATCTCGACATTCTTCGGCGCGACCAAAACGATCTGGTTTGCGACGTATGGCTTGCTGTACTGCACCGCCTTGGCGCGTTCGGGAAGCATCGCCATGGTGGCAAACAGCACGTCAACCCGGCCGGAGGTTAGCGCGGGAATTCGGTTGGCAACCTCAAGCGGCATAAATTGCGCCTGAACGCCAAGTTCTTTCGCATAGAGCTCGCCGATATCAGCATCAAGGCCTTCTTGTTTTCCCGTGCTGTTGACAAAGCCCCACGGCGGATTGTCGCCTTGAATGCCGATAATAACCTTGCCGCGCTTTTTGATCTCATCAGGCGTGATGGCGAATGCCTGTCCCGTAATGAGCGCCGGCATGGCAACGCATGCGGCTGCGGCCGAGGCGATAACTGAGCGCCGGCTTGGTTTATTCACTTTCTCCATAAGCTTTTCTCCCATTCACATGCTAGCCGCGAGATCATCGCGTCGGTGCGGCGAGCCGACGTTCGAGCCAGGAACCGAGCAGCGACAACGGCCAGCAGAGGACGAAGTACATCGCGCCGACGATTCCGAAGACGAGTAGTGGTTTGAAAGTTTGGTTTGAAACGATGTTGCCGGACCGCGTAAGCTCCGCGAAGCCTACGATCGATGCGAGGGACGTTCCCTTGATAAGCTGGACAAGAAAGCCAACGGTCGCCGGCAATGAAATGCGGATAGCCTGCGGCAGAATGACATCCTTCATACGCGAGACGTAGCTGAGACTAAGCGCCCGGGCGGCTTCGGTTTGCCCCCGCGGGATCGCCTCGATCGAGCCGCGCCAGATATCGCCGAGAAAGGCGCTTGCATTTAGCGTGAAGCCAATCGCGACAGCCTGCCACGCTTCAAGATCAAGCCCGACGAGCGCAAGCGCGTAGTACACGACGAAGAGCTGCATCAGCAGCGGCGTGCCTTGAAAGAGGCTGATGTAGCTACCAGTTGCGCGTTCAAGCCATTTTATTTCAGATGTGCGCGCGAGCGCGACAGCTAAGCCGGCGACGCCGCCACCGACAAATCCGATGGCCGACAAAATGACCGTCCACCGAAGGCCTTTAAGAAGGAAGAGGAGTTCGGGCTCGCCCATCGTCAACTCCTACTTCACGGGATAGCTAAAATAGCGCCATGAGATGAGTGAGAAGAACTTCATCATCATCCATGACATGAGGAGGTAGAGGATCGTGATCGTTCCGTAGACTTCAAAGCTTCGGAAGGACGCGTTCTCGATCAGTTTAGCAACCGAGGTGAGCTCATACGCTGCGATCGCGGATGCGATACTCGTAGTGAGCGTGAGCATAATGAATTGGCCAGTTAGCGAGGGAAAGACTGCGCGCATCGCGGGCCGGAGCACGATGAATCGAAAGACGTCTCGCTTATGAAGACCAAGCGCTAAGCCCGCTTCTACCTGACCCCTATGAATTGATTGCACGCCGCCGCGAATGATTTCGATCGCATAAGCGCCGCCGTTGAGCCCCAGCGCAATAATTGCCGTTGGCGTGGGGCTAAGGCGAATACCAACGAGCGGGAGAGCGAAAAACACGAAGTAAATCTGGACAAGAAACGGCGTGTTGCGAATGAGCTCAACAAACGTTTTAATAAGCCAGCGCGCGGGTACGAAGCTGGCATCCCGCAGGATGACGCCGCCGATCCCGATGACCAGCGCAAGCGCCATGCCGGTTATCGCAAGCAGAAGCGTTCCCAGACAGCCCCACAAGAGCTCCGGCATGCCTTCGATGACAGGCGAAAAGTCGACCTTATAATTCATCGCCCCCTCCGGAAACGGTCGCCCTTCTTTGTGGGTCGATCCGCGCAGCCGCGTCTGTTGACAATGTCTCAGCTTTTCTAAGCGGCGCCGGGCGAGCTGATCGCCTGTTGCGCTTGAATCTCTCGCATCGCCGCGTCAAAAACGCGCTTTGCGTGTTCGCGCGGCGGCGCGCCATTATTTGGAACTTCGACTGAAAGCGTTGCATGCCGCGGTGTCTGAGCGAGAAGAACGTGCAAGGGCAGCCTACCCTCTCCCGGTAGCAGCCGGCCGCCACGCGCTTCAGCGATGAGCGCTGCATTGTCGGGCGGCCGCACAGCGGGCGCATCGCATAATTGGACGTGTTGAATCAGCGTCGGCGCAACCCGTTTTAGTTCGGCCGGCGACGCACCTGATCGCGTGAGATGCAGGGCGTCGATGAGCAGGCCAATATTATGCTGCTGCACAGCGCTCGCCACCCGAAGCGCGGTGCTCAAAGATCCGACACTACGCCATGGCATGATCTCGATATCGACAGCGATCGCTGCCTGTGCGGCGCGCTCGCAGAGCTTGGAGAGGTTCAGGGCGAGGCGTTCTTCGACGGCGTCATCGCCGCATACGCTCAGGCGCTTGGCGCCCAATTCAGCCGCCGCATCCAGCGCGGCCTCGATGTTTTCAAGCGAAAACGTTGCGTCGACGACGGCGAACTCGATGTCGTAGACACTAAGTCCTGTCGACGTAAGCGCGTTCTTGAGCGCTCGCATGTCGGAGCTTCCGGGCGGGACAGTATAGTAAGGCGCGCTGGGAAATGCCGGGACGAGCCGTAGGCCAACGCGCGCGTACCCTGCGTCATGGGCGACATGGACAAATTCGACCGGCGGCACGTCGATGCAGGTGAAGTGCGCAATACCGAGCGCGATGTGATTGCTCGTCATGGCGCGATCTTGTCCGCGAGGTGCCGCGCGAGGTTGGTTCCGGTGCGGTGAATATGTTCGCGAAGGCGCTCGCACGCGAAATCGGGATCGCGCGCGACGGCGCCTTGTGCGATTTCGCTGTGTTCCATGGTCACATTTCGATCGCCCGAGGTGCGCACTAGAAAGCTGCGACGGTAGCGGTCGTTGAGGTTGAGGAGCGTATTGCAGAATCCGAGCAGCAGCGGCATTTGGCAGCCCTGCAAGAGAGTTAGATGGAACTCGCTATGCAGCGCCTCCCAGCGCTCTAACGTGGCCGGATCGGCTGGATTGCGCTCTGCTCGGTTGAGCTGATGCAGCGCGCGCATGACATCACGCTCCCACTCCGGCGGCGCGAGTGCGATGGCTTGGCGCAGGGCCAATGTCTCGAATTCCTCGCGCAGAAGCGTGATCTCGCGCAAATTCGATACTGAAACGGCAGCAACGCGGTATCCCCGATTATCCTCGAACGTCACGAGGCCGTCGGGGATAAGCCGCGCAAGCGCCTCCCGAAGGGGGCTCAGCGAGATGCTGAACGTCTCACGGGCGCGGTGGAGGTTGATCTTGGCGCCCGGCTCCAGTTGGCCTGAGACGATGGCTTCGCGTAGCCGATCAGCAAGTTGGCTGGCGATGGTGTACTTGCCGTCGTCAATCAAAGCCGACTGCCATGAGTCGCCCGCCCCTTCGACGCCTTCGTCCGCTTCCGCGTCCAAAGTTGCCGCCCTTGGCCTGCCGGTGTCGTTTGGTGAGGTCAAGACAACTGCCCCCAATCTCCGCGGGCGTCTTAAATAAACGATTATTCACTGTCAACTTATCGGGCATCTGGTCGCTAAAAATGCTAAACATTCATAAAATCAATATGATAGCATAAGAAAGGATCAGAACTTTGCCTACCACGTTGACATATGATCGATTATTTTGAATAAGCGCGCATCTGGTCAGCGGGAGCGTCCATGGTCATCGAGCGTCAGCAGGACGTCACACCGGCGGTACTCAGCGTCATGCAGCGCACGCACGACCCACGTCTTCGCGAGATCATGAGCTCGCTCATCACGCATCTGCATGGCTTCGTGCGGGACGTCCGGTTGACCGAAGCGGAATTCCGCGAGGCAACCGCAATTCTCAATGAAATTGGCGCACTCGCGTCTGACAGCCACAACGAATTTGTGCTTATGGCAGGCTCGCTCGGCGTGTCGTCTCTCGTATGCCTTTTGAACAACGGCGATCGCGGAAATACGGAAACGTCCCAGTCGCTTCTTGGTCCTTTTTGGCGGTTGAATTCGCCGCGCGTTCCCAATGGCGGAAGCATTGTCCGATCCGATACACCGGGGAATCCATTATTTGTGAATGCGCGGGTTGTTGATCACGGCGGCCAGCCGATCGCAGGCGCTGACGTTGATATCTGGCATTCCTCCCCGGTCGGTCTTTACGAAAACCAAGATCCCGAGCAGGCGGAGATGAACCTGAGAGGTAAATTTACGACCGACGCTGAGGGACGGTTCTGGTTTCAATCTGTGATGATGGCGGGCTACCCAATCCCGACAGACGGCGTCGTCGGTAGATTGCTAAAAGCGCAGGGGCGGCACCCTATGCGGCCAGCGCACCTTCACGGGCTCATTTTTAAGCCCGGCTTCAAGGTGCTTATTTCTCAAGTCTACGATCCAAATGATCCGAACATCGACACTGATGTCCAGTTTGGCGTGACGAAAGCGCTACTTGGCGATTTTGTGCGGCACGACGAGCCGCATCCGACAGCGCCAGGCGTAGAAACGCCGTGGTACTCCCTCGACTATACCTACGTCATGGAAGCCGGCGAAGCGGTTCTCCCAAAACCGCCGATCAAGTGATGAATTGAGTGATTGGAAGGACTGGCTGTGCTGACGGAAGATGATCGCAAACGAGGCGCCGAAGCAATTCTGAAGGCAGAGCGCGAGCGCGTCCCCTGCGTGCAACTCTCCAAAATGTTTCCGAACATGGAACTTGCCGACGCCTACCGCGTACAAGATTTATGGGCAGAAGCGCGTATCGCGAAGGGCGCGCGCGTCGTTGGACACAAGATCGGTCTGACGTCGCGCGCCATGCAAATGGCATCGAAAATCACTGAGCCTGACTACGGCCGCATTCTTGATGATGCGCTCTATAACGATGGTGCGCAGATCAAAACCGAGAATTTCATTAAGCCGCGCCTTGAAGTCGAGCTCGCCTTCGTCATGGGGGAAGATCTTCAAGGCCCCGGGTGCCGCGTCCACGACGTGATGCGCGCCACTGAATTTGTGACACCGGCGCTAGAGATCATCGACTACCGCACGGAGGTACCGCGCGCGATCGTCGACACAATTGCAGACAACGCCGCATTCGGGGCGATCGTCGTTGGCGGCCGCACGGTGCGACCCTTCGATGTCGATGTTCGTTGGATTGGCGCGACACTCTCGCAGAATGGCATCATTGAAGAGTCAGGCGTCTCGGCTGCGATCATGGGCCATCCCGCTGCAGGCATCGCTTGGCTTGTCAATAAACTGTCGGGCGTCGACGCGATGCTGAAAAAAGGCCAAATTGTCCTTGGCGGTTCGTTCACGCGTCCGGTCGACATCAAAAAAGGCGACGTGATTCATGCGGATTATGGGCCGCTTGGCGCAATTGGCGTCTCGTTTGTCTGAGACGCACCATGGATCTTCCGATCAATCGTTTTAAAAAAGCGCTATTCGAGAGCCGGCAACAAATCGGCCTTTGGTGCAGCCTGCCGGGGAGTTATGCGGCTGAGGCGGTCGCGGGCGCCGGCTTTGACTGGCTGCTATTCGACACCGAGCATTCGCCCGGCGACCCGCTTACGGTTCTCGCACAGCTACAGGCTGTCGCCGCTTACGATGTCTCCGCGGTGGTTCGCCCGGCAAGCAACGATGCTGTCCTCATCAAACGATTCCTTGATCTTGGCGCGCAAACACTGCTCATTCCCTACGTGCAGGACGCAAGCGAGGCGCGCGCAGCTGTTGCTGCGACGCGTTATCCACCCAGCGGTATTCGCGGCGTTTCTGGACTGACGCGCGCCACGCGGTTCGGTCGCGTAGCCGGATACGGAAAACGCGCAGCCGACGAGCTTTGCTTGCTGGTCCAAGTAGAAACGCGTGAAGCTTTGAACCAAGTCGAAGCGATTGCGGCTGTTGACGGCGTCGATGGTGTTTTCATCGGCCCCGCTGATCTTGCAGCCAGCCTTGGCCACATCGGCGAAGCAAGCCATCCTGAGGTCGTCGCGGCTGTCGAGCAAGCTGTTCGCCGGCTGCGCGCAATCGGAAAGCCAGCCGGAATCTTGACGCCCGACGGAGCCTTTGCAAAGCGCTGCATCGAACTCGGTACGATTTTCACCGCAGTTGCAATCGATGCCGGTATACTTGCCCGGGGTGCCGAAACGAGCGCACGTCAGTTCAAAGCGGTCTAACGGCAATACGGCAACGCTCCGCTCGCGCACGATCGGGGCATACAAGCTTACTGGCACTTCCGAGGCCCGTGCGAGGGTCGCGGCCGTGTCTCGCGGCCGAGGAGCTATCTATGGCATTCAATTTTGTCACCGAGCCCCTGGCTGACGAGGCGAAGCGGGCATTGGCGCCTTCGGGAACCCTGCGCGCAGGCATCAATCTCTCAAACTCGCTGTTGGTCTCCGGAAAAACGCCGGATGGGAGCCCAGCTGGCGTCTCTCCTGATCTCGCGCGCGCCATAGCGGAAAGTTTGAATCTGCCGGTCAAGCTTGTCACGTATCAGTCGCCGGGCCTCCTCGCTGATGCAGCATCAAAGGACGAATGGGATATCGCACTGATCGGTGCAGAGCCGCAGCGAGCCGAGACGATCCGTTTCACGCCTGCGTATTCGCAGATTGAGGCCAGCTTTCTTGTGCAGCCCAATTCAGCGATCAAGACGATTGGCGAGGTAGACAAGATCGGCACTCGGGTCGCCGTGAAAGATAGGACAGCGTACTGTCTTTGGCTCGAGCGCAACATTAAATATGCGGCGTTGGTCTTGTTTGACGGTTTTGAGAGCAGCTTTTCGAGCTTCCTGGACGACAAATTAGATGCGCTCGCCGGGCTGCGTCCTAAACTTCTCGAAGATCAGAAGCTGGTCCCCGGATCAAAAATTCTCGAAGGACGCTTCACGGCCGTCCAGCAAGCGGTCGGAGTTCCGAAAGCAAAGGCGGCCGCGATCGGACACTTGAGCAA carries:
- the aroQ gene encoding type II 3-dehydroquinate dehydratase, which codes for MTRLVFVLNGPNLNLLGQRQPHIYGHETLADVEADCRRIAQELRLELRFHQSNREYEVIDWIHEARESAAGIVINPAAFTHTSVAILDALNTFEGTVIECHISNVHKREAFRHHSYVSLRADGVIAGFGTQGYQLALRRVAKLLDEKAN
- a CDS encoding type II 3-dehydroquinate dehydratase, with protein sequence MQAPLIFVLNGPNLNLLGEREPHIYGSTTLAEINERCRVRAEQRGLKVEFRQTNFEGALIESIHEARKVAAGIIINPAGLTFTSIALLDALKMFDGPKIELHISNVHKREEIYHRSLVSRTATAVMAGLGASGYEIAIDAMRMLIDEKRV
- a CDS encoding amino acid ABC transporter ATP-binding protein, whose translation is MAVAQNTTQDLISMQDVDKWYGGFHALKSVNLKVRKGEKIVLCGPSGSGKSTLIRCINHLETVQKGRIVVDGTALDDSAAAVDAVRREVGMVFQSFNLFPHMTVLQNCTLAPMRVRRMSKADAEASARKYLERVRIGEQANKYPAQLSGGQQQRVAIARALCMEPKVMLFDEPTSALDPEMVKEVLDTMIGLARDGMTMVCVTHEMGFARQVADRVIFMADGEILEAAEPDTFFRNPQHARARTFLGEILRH
- a CDS encoding transporter substrate-binding domain-containing protein, which encodes MEKVNKPSRRSVIASAAAACVAMPALITGQAFAITPDEIKKRGKVIIGIQGDNPPWGFVNSTGKQEGLDADIGELYAKELGVQAQFMPLEVANRIPALTSGRVDVLFATMAMLPERAKAVQYSKPYVANQIVLVAPKNVEIKTNADMAKVSIAVARAATQDSEVTKYAPPGTNILRFDNDAASIQAVLSGQAQAVGGNIFYMRRFEEAKPGVYEEKLVFTSIYNGACTRLGEKEINASLNAFIDKIKASGDLKKITDKWMQAAQPPMPDKVDGVSFVAS
- a CDS encoding amino acid ABC transporter permease, with product MGEPELLFLLKGLRWTVILSAIGFVGGGVAGLAVALARTSEIKWLERATGSYISLFQGTPLLMQLFVVYYALALVGLDLEAWQAVAIGFTLNASAFLGDIWRGSIEAIPRGQTEAARALSLSYVSRMKDVILPQAIRISLPATVGFLVQLIKGTSLASIVGFAELTRSGNIVSNQTFKPLLVFGIVGAMYFVLCWPLSLLGSWLERRLAAPTR
- a CDS encoding amino acid ABC transporter permease, with the translated sequence MNYKVDFSPVIEGMPELLWGCLGTLLLAITGMALALVIGIGGVILRDASFVPARWLIKTFVELIRNTPFLVQIYFVFFALPLVGIRLSPTPTAIIALGLNGGAYAIEIIRGGVQSIHRGQVEAGLALGLHKRDVFRFIVLRPAMRAVFPSLTGQFIMLTLTTSIASAIAAYELTSVAKLIENASFRSFEVYGTITILYLLMSWMMMKFFSLISWRYFSYPVK
- a CDS encoding sugar phosphate isomerase/epimerase family protein, with amino-acid sequence MTSNHIALGIAHFTCIDVPPVEFVHVAHDAGYARVGLRLVPAFPSAPYYTVPPGSSDMRALKNALTSTGLSVYDIEFAVVDATFSLENIEAALDAAAELGAKRLSVCGDDAVEERLALNLSKLCERAAQAAIAVDIEIMPWRSVGSLSTALRVASAVQQHNIGLLIDALHLTRSGASPAELKRVAPTLIQHVQLCDAPAVRPPDNAALIAEARGGRLLPGEGRLPLHVLLAQTPRHATLSVEVPNNGAPPREHAKRVFDAAMREIQAQQAISSPGAA
- a CDS encoding GntR family transcriptional regulator codes for the protein MDAEADEGVEGAGDSWQSALIDDGKYTIASQLADRLREAIVSGQLEPGAKINLHRARETFSISLSPLREALARLIPDGLVTFEDNRGYRVAAVSVSNLREITLLREEFETLALRQAIALAPPEWERDVMRALHQLNRAERNPADPATLERWEALHSEFHLTLLQGCQMPLLLGFCNTLLNLNDRYRRSFLVRTSGDRNVTMEHSEIAQGAVARDPDFACERLREHIHRTGTNLARHLADKIAP
- a CDS encoding dioxygenase is translated as MVIERQQDVTPAVLSVMQRTHDPRLREIMSSLITHLHGFVRDVRLTEAEFREATAILNEIGALASDSHNEFVLMAGSLGVSSLVCLLNNGDRGNTETSQSLLGPFWRLNSPRVPNGGSIVRSDTPGNPLFVNARVVDHGGQPIAGADVDIWHSSPVGLYENQDPEQAEMNLRGKFTTDAEGRFWFQSVMMAGYPIPTDGVVGRLLKAQGRHPMRPAHLHGLIFKPGFKVLISQVYDPNDPNIDTDVQFGVTKALLGDFVRHDEPHPTAPGVETPWYSLDYTYVMEAGEAVLPKPPIK
- the hpaH gene encoding 2-oxo-hept-4-ene-1,7-dioate hydratase, translating into MLTEDDRKRGAEAILKAERERVPCVQLSKMFPNMELADAYRVQDLWAEARIAKGARVVGHKIGLTSRAMQMASKITEPDYGRILDDALYNDGAQIKTENFIKPRLEVELAFVMGEDLQGPGCRVHDVMRATEFVTPALEIIDYRTEVPRAIVDTIADNAAFGAIVVGGRTVRPFDVDVRWIGATLSQNGIIEESGVSAAIMGHPAAGIAWLVNKLSGVDAMLKKGQIVLGGSFTRPVDIKKGDVIHADYGPLGAIGVSFV
- a CDS encoding aldolase/citrate lyase family protein, translating into MDLPINRFKKALFESRQQIGLWCSLPGSYAAEAVAGAGFDWLLFDTEHSPGDPLTVLAQLQAVAAYDVSAVVRPASNDAVLIKRFLDLGAQTLLIPYVQDASEARAAVAATRYPPSGIRGVSGLTRATRFGRVAGYGKRAADELCLLVQVETREALNQVEAIAAVDGVDGVFIGPADLAASLGHIGEASHPEVVAAVEQAVRRLRAIGKPAGILTPDGAFAKRCIELGTIFTAVAIDAGILARGAETSARQFKAV
- a CDS encoding transporter substrate-binding domain-containing protein; this translates as MAFNFVTEPLADEAKRALAPSGTLRAGINLSNSLLVSGKTPDGSPAGVSPDLARAIAESLNLPVKLVTYQSPGLLADAASKDEWDIALIGAEPQRAETIRFTPAYSQIEASFLVQPNSAIKTIGEVDKIGTRVAVKDRTAYCLWLERNIKYAALVLFDGFESSFSSFLDDKLDALAGLRPKLLEDQKLVPGSKILEGRFTAVQQAVGVPKAKAAAIGHLSKLIDLARTNGFVADLIRKYGVQGLSVPEA